From a single Terriglobia bacterium genomic region:
- a CDS encoding TetR/AcrR family transcriptional regulator — protein sequence MTSIRVRAYSYVMRYSLEHKAQNHEKILSMAARSFREHGGDSSGIGTVMKKAGLAKGGFYRHFDSKDDLFVGAVARAFDEMGRGMLEAAQSAPEGQALRAIIERYLSTRHANSPGMGCVFAALGPELARKPLPVRKRIEALREAYRERLLPFVPGQTREEKLTKFQLLFPSMAGVLTNVRMTSSAQKREHMLREARNFFIKCFAEE from the coding sequence TTGACAAGCATTAGAGTACGTGCGTACTCTTATGTCATGCGATACTCGCTGGAACACAAAGCGCAGAACCACGAGAAGATTCTTTCCATGGCCGCTCGCTCGTTCCGGGAGCACGGCGGGGACAGCAGTGGCATCGGCACGGTCATGAAGAAGGCAGGCTTGGCGAAAGGGGGCTTTTACCGCCACTTTGACAGCAAGGATGACCTTTTTGTTGGCGCGGTAGCGCGAGCGTTCGATGAGATGGGAAGAGGCATGCTGGAAGCTGCACAGTCAGCGCCCGAAGGCCAGGCTCTGCGGGCCATTATCGAACGCTATCTGAGCACACGCCACGCGAACTCGCCAGGAATGGGTTGCGTCTTCGCCGCCCTCGGGCCAGAGCTCGCCCGAAAGCCGTTGCCCGTGCGAAAACGGATTGAGGCATTGCGCGAAGCGTATCGTGAGCGTCTATTGCCATTTGTGCCTGGTCAGACGCGAGAAGAAAAGCTGACGAAGTTTCAACTGCTGTTCCCGAGCATGGCTGGGGTGTTGACGAATGTCCGGATGACCTCGTCGGCTCAAAAACGTGAGCACATGTTGAGGGAGGCAAGGAACTTTTTCATCAAGTGTTTCGCTGAAGAGTAA
- a CDS encoding Bpu10I family restriction endonuclease: protein MPPHLDKLNAVLENAKLPVSDRPAIEAAKKRYREWAAQMDQVKETQDKRIDQLVRLLNDYRLYLDVDVIFDSEADFLYRQKGQLKLDNSVIEEFLPWLICPAVIPELKGLDIAVGPVSSYSSLFFKSSLENPLHGGGLSIRSKDQDFAISRPLYIKASHSKAFDEGRCQTETTSITYVAAECKTNLDKTMFQEACATARDTKFAVAGAKYYLLVEWLDMTPLSTAATDIDEVLILRKAKRVNSNVRSEYAVREKRRAHRQAYIDNLKANPFSPDVFRRFVQHVAKLLRNEAPEERNVLRQGYF from the coding sequence GTGCCCCCTCACCTCGATAAGTTGAACGCGGTCTTGGAGAACGCAAAGCTCCCTGTAAGCGACAGGCCTGCCATCGAGGCAGCGAAGAAGCGCTATCGTGAGTGGGCCGCTCAGATGGACCAAGTGAAGGAAACGCAAGACAAGAGAATTGACCAATTGGTGCGTCTCTTGAACGACTACCGACTGTATCTCGACGTGGACGTGATCTTTGACAGTGAGGCTGATTTTCTCTATAGGCAAAAGGGCCAACTTAAGCTCGACAATAGCGTGATCGAGGAGTTCTTGCCTTGGCTTATATGCCCTGCGGTCATACCGGAGCTCAAGGGGCTGGACATAGCCGTGGGGCCAGTGAGCTCGTACTCGTCTCTTTTCTTTAAGTCCAGCCTCGAGAACCCCTTGCACGGCGGAGGGCTGAGCATTCGAAGCAAGGATCAGGATTTTGCCATCAGCAGACCGCTTTATATCAAGGCGTCTCACAGTAAGGCTTTCGATGAGGGAAGGTGCCAAACTGAGACAACGAGCATCACGTACGTCGCTGCGGAGTGCAAGACAAATCTTGACAAGACCATGTTTCAAGAAGCCTGTGCGACCGCACGCGACACGAAGTTTGCCGTCGCTGGCGCGAAATACTACCTATTAGTCGAGTGGTTGGATATGACCCCTCTCAGCACGGCCGCCACAGACATTGACGAAGTGCTTATACTCCGCAAGGCGAAAAGGGTTAACTCAAACGTTCGAAGCGAGTATGCGGTGCGGGAAAAGCGGAGGGCACACCGCCAAGCATACATTGATAACCTCAAGGCGAATCCGTTCAGTCCGGACGTTTTCCGGCGGTTTGTCCAACACGTCGCAAAACTACTCCGGAACGAAGCCCCCGAGGAACGAAACGTACTAAGACAGGGCTACTTCTAG
- a CDS encoding DNA methyltransferase: MYLRAIPLDADSSEQRLLNIEDKRRSNLFRWSGQFSPQLVEFFLARYARVGNIVLDPFAGSGTVLCECGRKGLEAVAAEINPAAYSIARLYQFMNCKQEDRRGLIAEVEDSIARALPHSCPLFEAGTADAELSAQRALLKARESLDEPQSLDLIEALIVLSDFYRPGLDRNKVMSVWSKIASVLSELPYSGAALNAMNADARKLPLASESVDLVVTSPPYINVFNYHQQYRASAEALGWNLLNVAKSEIGSNRKHRANRFFTVIQYCLDIAGVLMELTRVCKSSGRIIFVVGRESRVRGTPLLNGDIVALVATKCLGLRMRARQERVFKNKFGTRIFEDVLHFTGIANMTRTATDPKLIGKLILEGALKTAPALAVADIKDALGRVHEVFPSPIYDPGAARTLEEINCAPSPR, from the coding sequence TTGTATCTGAGGGCGATTCCACTAGACGCAGACAGCTCCGAGCAACGTCTCCTAAATATCGAGGATAAGCGAAGAAGCAACTTGTTCCGCTGGTCCGGGCAGTTTTCGCCTCAGCTTGTCGAGTTTTTTCTGGCGCGGTACGCCCGGGTCGGCAACATTGTCCTCGATCCCTTTGCGGGGAGCGGGACGGTCCTGTGCGAGTGCGGGAGGAAAGGGCTGGAAGCAGTCGCAGCAGAGATAAACCCTGCGGCTTACTCAATCGCGCGGCTATACCAGTTCATGAACTGCAAACAGGAGGACCGTCGCGGGTTGATCGCGGAAGTTGAGGATTCCATCGCACGTGCATTACCGCACTCGTGTCCTCTCTTCGAAGCCGGGACAGCCGATGCCGAACTCTCTGCGCAACGAGCGCTCCTTAAGGCCCGGGAGTCTTTAGACGAACCCCAATCCTTGGATCTCATTGAGGCCCTTATTGTCCTTTCGGACTTCTATAGGCCCGGTCTTGACCGCAATAAAGTAATGAGCGTGTGGAGCAAAATCGCCTCGGTTCTCAGTGAGCTTCCATACTCAGGCGCGGCTCTGAACGCTATGAACGCCGACGCGCGCAAGCTCCCATTGGCGAGTGAATCCGTCGACCTGGTGGTGACTTCCCCGCCTTACATAAACGTCTTCAACTACCACCAGCAATACCGTGCTTCGGCTGAGGCCCTTGGGTGGAATCTCCTGAATGTGGCGAAATCAGAGATCGGGTCAAACCGCAAGCACAGGGCGAACAGGTTCTTTACGGTTATCCAGTATTGCCTCGACATCGCAGGGGTGCTTATGGAACTCACGCGTGTGTGCAAGAGTTCTGGGCGAATCATCTTTGTCGTTGGGCGCGAGTCGAGAGTCCGGGGTACGCCCTTGCTTAATGGAGACATTGTGGCGCTTGTGGCGACTAAGTGTTTGGGCTTACGCATGAGGGCCCGCCAGGAACGGGTGTTTAAGAATAAGTTTGGTACCCGAATATTTGAGGACGTCCTGCATTTTACGGGCATCGCAAATATGACGCGCACGGCGACTGATCCCAAGCTTATCGGAAAGCTTATCTTGGAGGGCGCACTTAAGACCGCCCCCGCGTTGGCTGTTGCCGATATAAAGGATGCGCTAGGGCGCGTTCACGAAGTTTTCCCCTCGCCAATCTATGACCCTGGAGCCGCAAGGACGCTGGAGGAGATCAACTGTGCCCCCTCACCTCGATAA
- a CDS encoding menaquinone biosynthesis decarboxylase encodes MAYNDLREFITRLEREKELKRIGVEVDVDLEITEITDRVSKAAGPALLFEKPRSAKDGRNYSIPLLINALGTKKRVELALEVASLDDVAKRIGDLLAMKPPEGLLDKVRMLPKVAELGSFFPKTVKGGPVKEVIQREAASLRDLPVMQCWPQDGGRFITWPMVVTRSPKSGRRNVGCYRMQVFDERTTGMHWQVHKGGAEHFRWLDRQGKGRRMDVAVAMGADPVTMLAGIMPLPEDLDEFLFAGFLRQKPVELVRCETVDLEVPANAEIVLEGYVDLDDIRVEGPFGDHTGYYSLQDNFPAFHLTCITRRKNPIYVSTIVGPPPMEDYWMGHAVERIFLPLMRQQMPEVVDMHMPPEGVFHNLIIVSIRKSYPGHARKVMNAIWGLPGAMFSKCIVVVDHDVDVHNLGEVAWKALNHIDPERDIQFVLGPVDQLEHASRLPNFGSKMGIDATTKWPTEGFTRPWPDEIIMDDETKRKVDGLWKTLGLDLPQRT; translated from the coding sequence GTGGCGTACAACGACCTTCGAGAATTTATCACCAGGCTGGAACGGGAAAAGGAACTGAAACGGATCGGCGTTGAGGTTGATGTAGACCTCGAAATCACCGAGATCACCGACCGCGTCTCCAAGGCTGCGGGCCCGGCCCTGCTTTTTGAAAAGCCCCGCTCGGCAAAAGACGGCCGGAATTATTCCATTCCTCTTCTGATCAACGCGCTTGGCACAAAGAAGCGTGTGGAGCTGGCGCTGGAAGTAGCTTCACTCGACGATGTGGCAAAGCGCATCGGGGACCTTCTGGCCATGAAGCCGCCCGAGGGCCTGCTGGACAAAGTGAGAATGTTGCCCAAGGTCGCCGAACTCGGCTCATTCTTCCCGAAGACGGTAAAGGGCGGCCCGGTCAAAGAGGTCATCCAGCGCGAAGCCGCATCCCTTCGGGACCTGCCAGTCATGCAATGCTGGCCGCAGGATGGCGGTCGGTTCATCACCTGGCCGATGGTGGTTACGCGCAGCCCAAAGAGCGGCCGGCGCAACGTGGGCTGCTACCGCATGCAGGTTTTTGATGAGCGGACCACCGGCATGCACTGGCAGGTCCACAAGGGCGGCGCGGAACATTTCCGGTGGCTTGACCGCCAGGGCAAAGGCCGGCGGATGGATGTGGCCGTGGCCATGGGCGCCGATCCGGTCACCATGCTGGCGGGCATCATGCCGCTGCCGGAGGACCTGGACGAATTCCTGTTTGCGGGCTTCCTTCGCCAGAAGCCCGTGGAGCTGGTGCGCTGCGAAACGGTGGACCTGGAAGTTCCTGCCAATGCGGAAATCGTTTTGGAGGGCTACGTCGATCTCGACGACATCCGCGTGGAAGGGCCGTTTGGCGATCATACCGGGTATTATTCGCTCCAGGATAATTTCCCGGCGTTTCATCTCACCTGCATCACGCGGCGGAAGAATCCCATCTATGTTTCCACCATCGTCGGCCCTCCGCCCATGGAGGATTACTGGATGGGCCATGCGGTCGAGCGCATCTTCCTGCCACTGATGCGCCAGCAGATGCCGGAAGTGGTGGATATGCACATGCCGCCCGAAGGCGTGTTCCACAACCTGATCATCGTCTCGATTCGCAAGAGCTATCCCGGGCACGCGCGCAAGGTGATGAACGCCATCTGGGGATTGCCGGGCGCCATGTTCTCAAAGTGCATCGTTGTGGTGGACCATGACGTTGACGTTCATAACCTCGGCGAGGTGGCCTGGAAGGCCTTGAATCATATCGACCCGGAACGCGACATCCAGTTTGTGCTCGGGCCTGTGGACCAGCTCGAGCATGCTTCGCGGCTGCCGAATTTTGGCTCAAAGATGGGCATCGACGCCACCACGAAGTGGCCCACCGAAGGATTCACTCGCCCCTGGCCCGATGAAATCATCATGGATGATGAGACCAAAAGAAAAGTGGATGGCCTCTGGAAAACCCTGGGTTTGGATTTACCTCAGCGCACGTAG
- a CDS encoding ATP-binding protein: MLTDRSELARRMRDFLDMIRSKPACELECQTLEVKGWGGNTVELSQNFCEAATCLANAEGGLVVLGVSNKKTAPDCFATCRFPQVNPDWVEERIGTLTTPPVVCRTFWVRELVPELVHDPEGAVIVVAVPKTSSVELHKFRGVCYKRKDNQCPIEYSTSADDYSDLVIPDAGPENVDQGTLEQVLCESRHATRYGIGGLDFLRNLGLIRSEPRLDSDRERLTIAGLLLLGNPRAIARYMPHAQVAFSYLGRSGVSESGRTETLNIYRALERFVKHLAEQVPLDSETLQEVIANALIHRDYRLKAITEITVSEDDIAFQNPGSLLAGLTPQNLIRAHPIYRNFRLAEAARQAGLCRKFGDGVDRIYYNSLSAGHDFPLITVDADSFCIRFSRRKSTAFSAFVRARAQALDNLDRIIVIRLLHATKTAEPHEIAAAMQRPMPECERTLAEMAKANMIQLAGESYRLATGVESDIQSFEPESRQLGLWQRGGPER; this comes from the coding sequence ATGCTGACTGATCGCAGCGAGCTTGCCCGGCGAATGCGTGACTTCCTGGATATGATCCGCTCCAAGCCTGCATGCGAGCTTGAGTGCCAAACACTTGAGGTTAAGGGATGGGGCGGGAATACGGTGGAGCTTTCGCAGAATTTCTGCGAGGCGGCCACATGCCTCGCGAATGCCGAAGGCGGGCTAGTCGTTCTGGGGGTGTCGAACAAGAAGACTGCGCCGGACTGCTTTGCTACTTGCCGGTTCCCGCAAGTAAATCCAGACTGGGTCGAGGAAAGGATCGGCACATTAACAACTCCACCTGTAGTTTGCCGGACATTCTGGGTGAGGGAGTTGGTGCCCGAGCTAGTCCATGACCCCGAGGGGGCCGTTATCGTCGTGGCGGTGCCGAAAACGTCGTCTGTCGAGCTCCACAAGTTTCGCGGCGTATGCTATAAGCGCAAGGACAACCAGTGTCCCATTGAGTATTCCACGTCCGCCGACGACTACAGCGACTTGGTGATTCCGGATGCGGGGCCTGAAAACGTCGATCAAGGGACGCTCGAGCAGGTCCTCTGCGAATCACGACATGCTACTCGGTATGGAATTGGCGGACTTGATTTCCTGAGGAACCTCGGCCTGATAAGGAGTGAGCCACGACTTGACTCCGACCGGGAGCGCCTGACGATTGCAGGACTCTTGCTCCTTGGAAACCCAAGGGCGATCGCAAGATATATGCCCCATGCACAGGTTGCGTTCTCGTATCTTGGACGGTCTGGAGTGTCGGAAAGCGGCCGCACAGAAACGCTGAACATATACCGAGCCCTGGAACGTTTCGTTAAACACCTTGCGGAACAGGTGCCGCTTGATTCCGAGACGCTCCAAGAGGTAATTGCTAACGCGCTGATCCACAGGGACTACAGGTTGAAGGCGATCACGGAAATTACCGTATCTGAGGATGACATTGCGTTTCAAAACCCTGGCAGCCTCCTGGCAGGGCTTACGCCGCAGAACCTCATCAGGGCCCATCCGATATATCGAAACTTTAGGCTTGCGGAGGCTGCGCGCCAAGCGGGATTGTGCCGGAAATTCGGCGACGGCGTCGACCGAATATACTACAACTCTCTCTCCGCAGGCCACGATTTCCCTCTGATAACAGTGGATGCGGATTCGTTTTGCATCCGATTCTCACGGCGCAAGAGCACGGCCTTTTCTGCCTTCGTGCGTGCTCGGGCTCAAGCTCTTGATAATCTGGACAGGATCATAGTAATCAGGTTATTGCATGCGACAAAGACCGCAGAGCCTCATGAAATTGCAGCCGCGATGCAAAGACCCATGCCTGAGTGCGAGCGCACCCTCGCCGAAATGGCGAAGGCAAATATGATTCAACTTGCGGGGGAATCCTACCGCCTAGCGACAGGCGTTGAGAGCGATATCCAATCTTTCGAGCCGGAGAGCAGGCAGTTGGGGCTTTGGCAGCGGGGAGGCCCTGAAAGGTAA
- a CDS encoding riboflavin synthase, whose translation MFSGIVETTSPVLRVSKARQQRIVTIRKPPDWKLQDGESISVEGVCSTVQSFNNGSFRVVYMPETLRKATLGNLKAGDEVNLERCLTPQSLIGGHLVQGHVDTTARIKAIQNEGAARLFTFSIPVRFSRYIVPKGSIAVDGISLTVVDATRSTFQCSLLAFTLSRTTLGGKRPGRQVNIEVDILGKYIERLLKK comes from the coding sequence GTGTTCAGCGGCATTGTTGAGACCACCAGTCCCGTGCTCAGGGTCAGCAAGGCCCGCCAGCAGCGGATCGTGACCATTCGCAAGCCCCCGGACTGGAAGCTGCAGGACGGCGAAAGCATCTCCGTTGAAGGCGTATGCTCAACCGTGCAGAGTTTCAATAATGGATCGTTCCGGGTTGTTTACATGCCCGAGACGCTGCGAAAGGCCACTCTGGGAAATTTGAAAGCCGGGGACGAAGTTAACCTCGAAAGGTGCCTGACGCCCCAGAGCCTGATCGGCGGACACCTGGTCCAGGGGCATGTCGATACGACCGCGCGGATTAAGGCGATCCAGAACGAGGGCGCGGCCAGGCTCTTTACGTTTTCAATACCTGTGCGATTTTCCCGCTACATCGTGCCCAAAGGCTCCATCGCCGTCGATGGCATCAGCCTGACGGTGGTGGATGCCACGCGCTCCACCTTCCAGTGTTCCCTGCTCGCTTTCACACTGAGCCGCACAACTCTCGGCGGCAAACGGCCCGGCCGCCAGGTCAATATCGAAGTGGACATACTGGGCAAATACATCGAAAGGCTGCTGAAGAAATGA
- the ribH gene encoding 6,7-dimethyl-8-ribityllumazine synthase: MRLRNAKSNAPAPGLARKDASRFRIAIVRGEYHREITMSLEKKCVATLQAAGVPKENIRTFAVPGCFEIPILAQRLAGQKKYDALVALGAVIKGDTYHFELVVNECARGIMDVSLRHDVPIIFEVLATYNVRDALRRAGNNKFNKGIEAAQTALSLLAALSSARG, encoded by the coding sequence ATGAGATTGCGGAACGCAAAGTCCAACGCCCCGGCTCCCGGTCTCGCGCGTAAGGACGCTTCGCGTTTCCGCATCGCGATCGTTCGCGGCGAATACCACCGCGAGATCACGATGAGCCTGGAGAAGAAATGTGTGGCGACCCTGCAGGCCGCGGGAGTTCCGAAGGAGAACATCCGGACTTTTGCCGTCCCGGGATGCTTCGAGATTCCCATCCTGGCACAGCGGCTGGCGGGACAGAAGAAGTATGACGCTCTGGTCGCGCTCGGGGCCGTGATCAAAGGCGACACCTACCACTTCGAGCTGGTGGTGAACGAGTGCGCCAGGGGAATTATGGACGTCTCGCTCCGGCATGACGTGCCCATCATTTTTGAGGTCCTTGCCACTTACAACGTGCGCGACGCGTTGCGCCGCGCGGGAAACAATAAATTCAACAAGGGAATCGAAGCTGCGCAGACGGCCTTGTCTTTGCTGGCTGCTCTGAGCAGTGCCAGAGGCTGA
- the ribA gene encoding GTP cyclohydrolase II, which translates to MSHAVTVEEAVQEIRAGRLIIVRDSLDRENEADFVMAAEKASAAQINTMIRDGGGLICAALTRERALKLGLPPMVAADDNGTPFGCDFTVSVDARKGTTTGISAQDRATTVRLLGSPRAQSYDFVRPGHVFPVRARSGGVLVRAGHTEASVDLVRMAGLKPVAVMCEILDKNGKSALAPSIEKIARKHRLKVISIEQLVEYRRYREKLVNCVARAQLPTDFGNFTAYVYECPSQNREHLALVMGKIVADRPVLVRVHSQCVTGDTLHSIRCDCRAQLATAMKKVSEKGQGVIVYLSQEGRGIGLANKIRAYALQDKGLDTVEANERLGLPADMRDYSVGAQILKDLGVGKIHLLTNNPQKLSGIRRHGLSILRRVPLEIEPCKTNHAYLKVKKDKLGHLLSKVQ; encoded by the coding sequence ATGTCGCATGCAGTTACAGTTGAAGAAGCAGTGCAGGAAATCCGCGCCGGCCGGCTCATCATTGTCCGCGATAGTCTGGACCGTGAAAACGAGGCGGATTTTGTGATGGCGGCGGAAAAGGCTTCTGCCGCGCAAATCAATACGATGATCAGAGACGGCGGAGGCTTGATTTGTGCCGCTCTCACCCGCGAGCGCGCGCTGAAGCTGGGCCTGCCGCCCATGGTTGCGGCCGATGACAACGGCACTCCGTTCGGCTGTGACTTCACGGTTTCGGTTGATGCCCGAAAAGGCACTACAACGGGAATTTCAGCCCAGGACCGCGCCACCACCGTCCGCCTGCTGGGCTCTCCGCGGGCGCAGTCCTACGACTTTGTGCGGCCGGGGCACGTCTTCCCGGTCCGGGCGCGCAGTGGCGGTGTTCTGGTGAGGGCTGGGCACACGGAGGCTTCCGTCGACCTGGTGCGCATGGCCGGGCTGAAGCCCGTGGCGGTCATGTGCGAGATCCTGGACAAAAATGGGAAATCCGCGCTGGCGCCCAGCATTGAAAAGATCGCCCGCAAGCACCGCCTGAAGGTAATCAGCATTGAACAACTGGTTGAATACCGGCGCTATCGCGAAAAGCTGGTCAACTGCGTGGCCAGGGCTCAACTGCCCACTGACTTTGGCAATTTTACCGCCTACGTTTACGAGTGCCCATCTCAGAACCGCGAGCATCTGGCGTTGGTGATGGGAAAAATTGTAGCGGACCGGCCCGTTCTGGTGCGGGTCCATTCACAGTGCGTAACCGGCGATACTCTGCACTCCATTCGCTGCGACTGCCGCGCACAGCTTGCTACGGCTATGAAGAAGGTCAGTGAAAAGGGTCAAGGGGTGATCGTCTACCTCAGCCAGGAAGGACGCGGCATCGGGCTCGCCAACAAAATTCGCGCCTATGCGCTCCAGGACAAGGGCCTGGACACGGTGGAGGCCAACGAACGGCTGGGGCTGCCCGCCGACATGCGGGACTACTCCGTTGGCGCTCAGATTCTGAAGGACCTCGGCGTCGGCAAGATTCATCTGCTGACCAACAATCCCCAAAAGCTGTCTGGGATCAGGAGACATGGTCTTAGTATTCTGCGGCGTGTTCCGCTGGAAATTGAACCTTGCAAGACCAACCATGCATACCTGAAAGTGAAAAAAGACAAGCTCGGACACCTCCTCAGCAAGGTGCAGTGA
- the ribD gene encoding bifunctional diaminohydroxyphosphoribosylaminopyrimidine deaminase/5-amino-6-(5-phosphoribosylamino)uracil reductase RibD, translating into MRAALRLARECPGLPYPNPWVGCVIVRDGRVVGKGFHHGAGTNHAEVEALLDAGPRARGATLYVTLEPCCHYGRTPPCTDAILKAGIREVYYAMKDPNPVVSGRSARLLAKHGLRVHGGLCSGEATLLNEMYVKLRSTGMPFVTVKAATSLDGKIATRAGQSKWVTDKDARRRARLLRTEHQAVMVGINTVLSDDPHLGPRQHGAAEPWRIVLDSRLRIPLDSKVVKSGKCIVACTAGASSAKKARLEHAGVRVLTFRGKQVPLRALLRHLANEEIISLLVEGGGEVLGSFFDLRLVNRVCWFLSPLVLGSVRSRAAVAGMGVARIEQACRLQDVKMEQVGSAWLLQGRPRWPR; encoded by the coding sequence ATGCGCGCGGCGCTTCGCCTGGCGCGTGAGTGTCCGGGGTTGCCCTATCCGAATCCATGGGTCGGCTGTGTCATAGTTCGCGACGGGCGCGTGGTGGGGAAAGGTTTCCATCACGGCGCAGGCACCAACCACGCGGAAGTTGAAGCATTGCTCGACGCCGGCCCGCGCGCCCGCGGCGCCACACTCTACGTTACGCTCGAGCCCTGCTGCCACTACGGGCGGACACCTCCCTGCACGGACGCCATCCTCAAGGCTGGGATCCGCGAAGTCTATTATGCAATGAAAGACCCCAACCCGGTGGTTTCCGGCAGAAGCGCCCGGCTGCTCGCGAAACACGGGCTGCGTGTCCATGGCGGGCTTTGCTCGGGCGAAGCAACCCTATTGAACGAAATGTATGTGAAGCTCCGGTCTACCGGCATGCCATTCGTCACCGTCAAAGCAGCGACCAGCCTGGATGGAAAAATCGCAACTCGGGCAGGACAATCAAAGTGGGTCACGGACAAGGATGCCCGCCGCCGCGCGAGACTCCTGCGAACCGAACATCAGGCTGTGATGGTGGGAATCAACACCGTCCTGAGTGACGATCCCCACCTGGGGCCGCGACAGCACGGCGCAGCAGAGCCCTGGCGAATAGTTCTCGATTCCCGCCTGCGCATTCCGCTCGACAGCAAAGTGGTGAAATCCGGGAAATGCATTGTCGCTTGCACCGCTGGAGCCAGTTCCGCAAAGAAGGCTCGTCTGGAGCATGCCGGCGTAAGGGTGCTAACCTTCCGCGGCAAACAGGTTCCTCTGCGGGCCTTGCTCAGGCATCTGGCCAATGAAGAAATCATCAGCCTGCTGGTCGAAGGAGGCGGCGAAGTCCTGGGAAGTTTCTTTGACTTGCGCCTCGTAAACAGAGTTTGCTGGTTTCTTTCACCGCTGGTCCTGGGTTCTGTTCGAAGCCGGGCCGCAGTGGCAGGAATGGGAGTAGCGCGGATCGAGCAGGCATGCCGCCTTCAGGATGTGAAAATGGAGCAGGTTGGCAGCGCATGGCTGCTCCAGGGGAGACCGCGCTGGCCGCGGTAA
- a CDS encoding NmrA family NAD(P)-binding protein, with protein MIKPRIIVTGATGKTGSVVVSELLKAGYPVRAMVHQEDGRSARLKAQGAEVAVADMSDVERVADALKDVQRAYYCPPFDPYMIQGALAFAVAAKEARLEHIVVMTQWLASPSHPALMTRQHWLVDRLFSMTPGVGHTIVRPGFFADAYLVTIGSAIHLGVFPWIFGGSRNAPPSNEDIARVAVAALIDPARQAGKNYRPTGPELLGAEDMAKAVGRAVGRSVKVVPTPAWLFMKAARMIGYLIDVLSGIRYYIDDHKRGAFELGAPTTDVLDVTGRPPEDFETIARRYAALPGNQRTLGNWFREFAQFMIAPLSPGFKFDRYDRELRRPFPSKPQFATESKVWRREHAIANTAKPAVPGRDHLPIPATSRGQRLEF; from the coding sequence ATGATCAAGCCAAGGATCATCGTGACCGGCGCGACTGGGAAGACCGGGAGCGTTGTCGTTAGCGAACTGCTGAAGGCCGGTTATCCCGTTCGTGCCATGGTGCATCAAGAAGATGGCCGCAGCGCGCGGCTGAAAGCGCAAGGGGCCGAGGTCGCGGTCGCTGACATGAGCGATGTCGAGCGCGTGGCCGACGCGCTGAAGGACGTCCAGCGCGCCTATTATTGTCCGCCTTTCGATCCGTACATGATTCAGGGAGCTCTCGCCTTCGCCGTCGCCGCCAAGGAGGCCCGGCTCGAACACATCGTCGTCATGACGCAATGGCTGGCCAGCCCTTCGCATCCCGCGCTCATGACCCGCCAGCATTGGCTGGTTGATCGGCTGTTCTCGATGACGCCTGGCGTCGGGCATACGATCGTCAGGCCAGGCTTCTTCGCTGACGCCTACCTGGTGACGATCGGGTCGGCCATACATCTCGGCGTGTTCCCGTGGATATTCGGCGGTAGCCGCAATGCGCCACCTTCGAACGAAGATATCGCGCGGGTCGCCGTCGCGGCCTTAATCGATCCTGCACGGCAAGCCGGAAAAAACTACCGCCCCACCGGACCGGAGCTTCTTGGTGCGGAGGACATGGCCAAAGCCGTCGGCCGAGCCGTTGGGCGATCAGTCAAGGTCGTGCCGACGCCGGCTTGGCTGTTCATGAAAGCCGCACGAATGATCGGTTATCTAATCGACGTGTTGAGTGGCATTCGCTACTACATCGACGATCACAAGCGCGGCGCGTTCGAGCTGGGGGCGCCAACCACCGACGTGCTCGATGTGACCGGCCGGCCCCCAGAGGACTTCGAGACGATTGCTCGTCGTTATGCGGCGCTGCCCGGCAACCAGCGGACCTTAGGCAATTGGTTTCGCGAGTTTGCGCAGTTCATGATCGCCCCGCTCAGCCCTGGCTTTAAGTTCGACCGATACGACCGCGAACTGCGCCGCCCGTTCCCGTCGAAGCCGCAATTCGCCACCGAGTCCAAAGTCTGGCGCCGCGAGCACGCCATCGCCAACACCGCCAAGCCCGCAGTACCGGGACGTGACCACCTCCCTATCCCCGCCACCAGTCGCGGTCAACGGCTGGAATTCTAA